In Pyrus communis chromosome 11, drPyrComm1.1, whole genome shotgun sequence, the sequence GATCCGAACGAGGGCAACTGCCGGAGCTTCTGCCCGTCGAAGCCGCACAAAGGCAACGACGCGCGGTGGGACGCGATACAATCAGTGAATTCCAAAGACGGAGACTTGGGTCTCGGCCATTTCCGGCTGCTGAAGAAGCTCGGCTGCGGCGACATCGGAAGCGTTTACTTGGCGGAGCTGAGAGGCATGGGTTGCTTTTTCGCCATGAAAGTAATGGACAGAGGAATGTTGGAGGGGAGGAAGAAGCTGATCAGAGCTCAGACGGAGAGGGACATATTGGGGTTGCTGGACCATCCGTTTCTTCCGACCCTCTATTCGAATTTCGAGACCGAGAAGTTTTCTTGCTTGTTAATGGAGTTCTGCTGCGGCGGCGATCTCCATACGCTGCGGCAGCGCCAGCCCCGGAAGCATTTTACTGAACAAGCAGCGAGGTTAGTGTCGATTTGTGTTAATATTTACCCTTTTGTCCTTGTATTTTCTCTGCGTGATGTTATTAAGGAATAAGGACGTTGTAGTTCTTTCGTCAGTATCTTGTATCCACACGTCTAACTATTTAAGACACGattgataattttttaaattcttataATAAGGATTCAGAAATGATCTTATTCCATATTTAAAGATTTCGaaaatacattaaaataattaaaaacacttttaatgtaaatatttttcaaaactgATCACTTCCTTCCTTTTCAATATCTTTATATGTTTGTAGCCACAACACTCTTTTATGTGCTTGGACCAAGATCCCAAAATCGTTGGCTCGATAGCCGTGTGGCCAACACCAATTTTGAGACCAACATTATGATTCCGTTAAATCCTCCCCCTTCCTGTTCTCTCTCGTGGAGATGGACGTACCTACATCGCGTACTGTACTGTGATATTATCTCACAGTTATAACGCAATGTCATGTGTTTTAACATTCTTACATGTCAGTATTGGTTACATTCATAGTGATTTATGATCAAATTGcattttgttttgcaggttttACGCTTCAGAAGTGCTTCTTGCCCTAGAGTATCTCCACATGATGGGAGTGGTGTACAGAGACTTAAAACCCGAAAACGTGCTAGTGAGGGAGGACGGCCATATCATGCTTTCCGATTTCGATTTATCGTTGAGATGTTATGTGAGTCCTACTCTTGTTCAGTCCGGCGACGATCCATCTTATAGAATATCTACTTACTGCATTCAGCCTGCATGCATTGATCCGTCGTGCAAATTACCGGTTTGTGTTCAACCTGCTTGTTTGCAACCCTCTTGCTTTAAGCCTAGGTTTCTTAGATCCAAATCAACCAAGGAGAAAACCGAAAGAACAGGTTTTGGAAATTCGGATTCGTTGCCTGTACTTATTGCTGAGCCAACGAGTGCGCGCTCTATGTCATTCGTCGGGACACATGAGTATTTAGCTCCCGAAATAATCAGAGGTGACGGTCATGGTAGCGCAGTTGATTGGTGGACTTTCGGTATCTTCTTGTATGAGTTGCTGCACGGGAGGACGCCATTCAAAGGGAATGGAAACCGGGAGACGTTGTTCAATGTGGTCGGTCAGTCTCTTCAGTTTAAGGACGGATACAACGTCAGTTTCGCTGCAAAGGATTTGATCCGGGGCTTACTTGTGAAGAACCCTCAAAAGAGACTGGGATTTAAACGTGGTGCCACAGAAATTAAACAGCACCCCTTCTTTGCAAGCGTAAATTGGGCTCTCATTCGCAGCACGCGCCCGCCGGACATTCCAAAATCGTTTGATCTTGCTACATGCAAGTCTGCAGTGCCTCAGAACAAGAAGGGAGCTACCGAATCAAATCGATCATCAGGTCCATActtagattttgaatttttctgaTGAATTTTGATGGCGCGAGAGAAAGGATTTTAGCATTCTTGTGACATTGTTCATGTTCTCAATGACATATTATCTTCACATAATTGCTTCATTCAACTCGTTGCATAGTGGGGTGTAAAATGGAACCTAGCTAGCTTTCCTTTGTTACTTGGCATGGGAGTTTCTTTACCCTTAGACCTTCCTTTAATCTTGGGCTAAATGGTTTAGCCCAAATTACCCCATTTATTCTCTCCTCCCttccaccacccccccccccccccccccccccccccccccccccgcggcGGCCTTTCCTTTGTTACTTGGCATGGGAGTTTCTTTACCCTTAGACCTGGGTTAAATGTCAAATTACCCCAtttattcccccccccccccccaaaaaaaacacCACCCAACCCAAGCTaatgggctaaaagccaaacgCTAAAGCCTAGGCCAAATTACCCCATTTATTCttccccccccccttttttttcctttgttacTTGGCATGGGAGTTTCTTTACCCTTAGACCTCCTCTAATCTTGGGTTAAATGCCAAATTACCCCATCTattcttcccccccccccccaaaaaaaaacaccacCCAACCCAAGCTaatgggctaaaagccaaatgtGGGCCAAATACCCCTCCCCCCAAAAAAACGCGTGGACTTGCCAAACTTTGGGCCAGTCTCGGCTCGCCCACTCGTTGACACGCCCCATGCGGCCCCCCTCCATTCAGCTCCCGACAGCAAGAGGCCCATTATCAGGGCCCCTGTCGGCCACTTCCCCGAGCCCAACGGCTCTTTTCCGCATCGAACAACCAACATTTAAggaccgttggttgatccaacggtccatattcaaattttactttaaaaaaaatatgttattttaaaatacgttGAATCTAACAGCTGAgattgaatataatcaaatctaacggtaaaaaaaagatctcacgacccaaatttaaatccaacggctaaaataatttaaaaaacttatttaactcaaaattcacacaaaaactctataaatacctatgtatttgttcaaacatccacacaaaattcaattttctcctacaattcttccaatttatctttctaccatttctttccatttccaaattgttcaacatggcaagagaTCATATTAGAGATCGTAATTGGACttgtgaggaagatgttgctttatgcttggcatgggttttgattagcgaagatggtacaattggcacaaatcaaaataaaaagattttgtgggataaaatcattgcaaagtCTCAAGAAAACTGCAACTGCGGCGGGCGGGACgatggtggtgtttatgatcagtgaaagttgaaggcttgctttctggaaaatttagtgatttttcaatatttatcggaatttaaatatttttagataaaaatgttcataaaattaatttacaatagtctacatatttatttatttttgaaaatttgatttaagaaaaaaattagcctaagttcattctttaataatctcaggctaaaattttaggccagaagggTTAGAGTAGAAAAATTGTTTCTAggctaaaaactaaatttttcgggctaaaaaatttgatttttagtccaagggttggagatggtcttaaggACGTTATAATGGCAGGGCAATACACTATACACTCATTAGcatatgaaaaaattaaaagcgCGACCCTTTGCGATTTGTTTGGAATACAATCATTGTAACATCCAATTTGTAGATGGTTACTTAAGTCTCTTTCCCTCTATTGGTGTGAGGTTGTGGAGAAAAACATTGGGCAAGACTATTTACTTCATTGGCCCTCAAATAAAACTAGGAACATTATTTGGCTACTTAAAGAATGAGTAGGAGTTCCTATTCAAAACAGTTCGTTTCCGATTCATAGAATTTCATgtttatgatcagaaccgttcatattacaAATTACTCTATAAATATTACATTACAAAAGTTAATTAAAACTAATGTCGTGTAGTCATcgaattgtataaaaataaataaacagaatTGGTAGAAGTATTAAGAATTGTCCATATATTTACTATAATATATTGACTAAAGAGATAATCTTTACCAAATAATTCGTAAAATGAAAGGTTTTGATCATAAGCACGAAACTCTGTGATTCTAACATGAAGAGTTTTGAATAAGAATTCTTACTCATTATTGAATAGTCAAACATTGTTCATAAAACCAGCCTTCTACGTGTATTTTAACTCACCCATAAGCACTTGAACCCTACATGTCGTATGTACTGCCTTAATGCGGCAGCCCTACACAAACATCGGGCACAACATTTTGCCTCATTTGCCGAATGtttcaatcacatccgttcatcgtacatcgtgtggtcagtttttgttaattattgtttatattcaattttaaataaaaaaatttacaatgatttttaatcacataatatacgataaacgaatgtAATTAAAGAATCTACAAGATCCTTCCAAAGTGAATTTGACGAAAACCCTGGCCATTCGCCCTCACGTAAAACCAACCGTCCCATGTATTTTAACTCACGAACCCTACATATTGTACGCACTGCCTTGACGCGCCAGCCCCACACGTACCGGTAGTACTGCCTTAACGTGGCATCCCTATTGAATACTCCATTAGTGGTGTCGTCTTTTCAATCACTTCACATGCAAAGTGTCTGAAACTTTGGCCGGAAACgcagtttttgaaaataaactCTCGACTCCTTGGCACTTTGATCGCTTTTGTTCCTTCATAATCTGCTTTTATGAGTGTTTTAATTCTGCTTTTTTTTTGGACGGTCGCATtcgcttctttttcttttgcaatATACTTCAGGGTAACGctatttacactttttttttttataattttcgaGCATccaattaaaatgaattaaagatgattaaatgataaaaattaataaagaatgtATAATAAAAAGAAGGGTATGAATTGCACCACTCATGTTTTATCATAAACTTTTCCTTAATAGcagaaatggaaaatttatttGGATCCATTTGTTTTATCCTGACATCCAACTAacataaagaaaagaaagaaaatagtgAGTGGAttttttattctctctctcttcctccctcttctcATACCTTGAGAAGAATATGAATCATCATACTCTATCGGTGTTGATGTCAGCGTCGATGACGAACATGGCTCTGCACTATGCTCCCGTGAACCCCCGCTTCAAGTCGGCCTCTCTCTTTTCCAATTGATTGGATCCAAATTCGTAGAGAaacaagaaagagaggaaggagaGCATCAATGATCGACGGTTTtcacttttgaaaaataaaaaattattggttAACTAGGTTtagttttcagaaaataaaaaactaaacacttcaaaattttcatttgggtttgagttttttttttttttttttttaactaacaaaaacttaaaatataatGATTGTCAAACGAcacataaaaattaagaaaaactagcgaaaagtttaaaaaaaactttagttttaatgaaaaatgataaagaAATATGTAATAAATAGTACTAGGAGaaagtaaaaatatgatttttcattaaaaatgaacagtactagaaatgtttcgttaaaactccttaaAAATTATCATATTTCACCACAACTTTTACAACGAGCAGTTTTCAACTCCCTCCTCCCCGAGAGATTTTTCTATGCTATTAAAACATAGCCCAATATACCATACATGACATACCGGGTCATGTTTCAAATCTACTGGAAAGTCTTCAACCTCCCCTCATGGTGAGGGGCCTCATCCCCTCCAGCTACGTATCATCAATGACAGTCTGAAGCACTTGAGTGTTTACGGTTATTGGCCCACAGTTGGGCCGAGCAAACTAAAGACCTTCCATCATCGTACGATTAAGGACAAATAGGAGGCCACAACACGACAGACATCGGCGAGAAGTACGAAGATGCCCTCAATTTTTTTCACCAAAGCGCATTAAAAACGTTAAAACATGATAGAGATCAACGTTCACGGCATTAAAGTCATGCATGGCTAATAgatcaatatttttattaaaaaaaatcattttgagGTTTACAATACAATATAGTCAATTCACTTATGTTATAACACGTCGATATTTATTATAATATGACTTTACAGACTAGTcgttttgaagaaaattttctTATGACTCGCATCGTTAGCATTATATATTGATTCACTTACATTATACTCTAAATCATTACAACACTTAAACTGACTCAGATTTCGAGTAATGCAACTCATATTCCAAGTAATGCAACATTGTCGATGTATGTTCAAAGCACAAAGTAGTACATCGTATGTTATAATTTTTcaaatacactaaaaaaaaacctctccATAATATTACGCACTAATACAATAATTagcatctttctttctctcattcATTATTAAGCCtcatacacaacacaacacacacaaGACAAATGGGTGGTGAATCCAATATGATGTTTTCACCATTTCTCACTTGTTTTCGGAACTCTCGGCGACACTGTCATTGATCTCATAAGCCAAAACATTCAAGCAACCACCctattgctctctctctctctctgtctctctctctctctctatatatatatatatccacatACAAACCCCCTTAGTCAGGTGCTAATAACAAATTAACACTAACTAAACACAAAAATTGTTAGTACAAACAGTTTTTCCATAGCCAAGTTGTTCTAATTGGCAAAAAATTCATTCCCCTCCATGGCCACCACCGTAGAGGAACGTTCTCTTCCTACCTTCCCGACAATCGACCGCTGCCCGTCAATTGGTCGAGAAAAACATACCGTGATGGCGGACATGGACGGCACTTTGCTTAGAGGACGGAGCTCATTCCCTTACTTTGCCCTCGTCGCCTTCGAGGTCGGCGGCATACTAAGGCTTCTCTTTTTACTACTGGCGTCTCCACTCATTGGCCTTCTGTACTACTTTGTATCTGAGTCAGCCGGCATTCGTGTCATGGTTTTTGCCACCTTCGCCGGCATGAGAGTTTCCGACATCGAATCCGTGGCGCGTGCGGTCCTCCCCAAGTTCTATTCAGCGGACTTGCACTCTGAGACGTGGAGAGTCTTCTCTTCATGTGGGAAACGCTGCGTTTTGACCGCGAACCCCAGAATCATGGTGGAGCCGTTTTTGAAGGAGTTTTTGGGTGCTGACCTGGTTCTGGGGACTGAGATCGACACCTACAGAGGCAGAGCCACTGGGTGGGTTCTCAATCCCGGAGTCTTGGTCGGTGAAGCCAAGGCCAACGCGCTTACCAAAGCGTTTGGCAATGAGCCCTCGTCAGCACCAGATATCGGGCTCGGTGATCGGCAAACGGATTACCCATTCATGAAGCTATGCAAAGAGAGCTACGTGGTTCCTGCTACGCCGGAAGTCGAGGCGGTGAGCCACGACAAGTTGCCAAAACCGATAGTGTTTCACGACGGAAGGCTGGCTCAGAAGCCATCGCCGCTCATGGCTTTGCTCATAGTTCTTTGGATCCCGGTCGGTTTTCTTTTAGCTTGCTTGCGAGTAGCAGCCGGCTCCCTGCTTCCTATGCACGTCGTATACTACGCTTTTTGGGCGTTGGGCGTACGGGTGTATATCAAAGGGACCCCACCACCTTCCGCCAAGAAATCCACAGGCCAAACCGGAGTTCTTTTCATTTGCTCCCACCGCACTCTCCTCGACCCGATTTTTCTCTCGACCGCTCTAGGCCGGCCCATTCCGGCCGTGACCTACTCTCTCTCGCGCCTCTCGGAGCTCATCTCGCCAATTAAAACCGTCCGGCTCACCCGGGACAGGGTCAAGGACGCGAACCAGATTAAAGAGCTTTTGGAACAAGGCGACCTCGTCATATGCCCCGAGGGAACAACGTGCCGGGAACCATTTTTGCTCCGGTTTTCAGCCCTGTTCGCTGAGCTGACAGACGAGCTCGTTCCCGTAGCCATGTCAAACCGGATGAGCATGTTCCACGGGACGACGGCTCGAGGATGGAAGGGGATGGACCCGTTCTACTTCTTCATGAACCCTAGCCCGGCCTACGAAGTGACGTTTTTGAACAAGCTGCCTTACGAGCTGACTTGTGGTGCCGGGAAGTCGAGCCATGACGTGGCGAATTATATACAGAGGAACATCGCTGCGAGCTTGTCGTACGAGTGCACCACCTTCACGCGGAAGGACAAGTACCGGGCTTTGGCGGGGAACGACGGCATCGTGGCGGAAAAGTCTAAGCGCGCGGCTGCAGCTAAGAAAATTATGGGCTGCTAGCCATAATtagtgtgtgtttttttttatttttgttccttCTCATAAATTTAATCGCAGATAATCACATGCATATAACAACTTATGCATGGTAATTGGTTAAAATACATTTAGTAGTTTAAATTAAATGTATTTGTTCTTCCTTTGCCTTGTACTTTCGCCTGCCTTTGATAAGGataatgttattcacacatcCCCTTCAACCTCTCATATTCTTGTGTTAATCTTTGTTAATTGACTTCTTTTCAATTCATTAGATTCGACGGTCGAAATttaaaagggtgtgtgagaagtgaaAATGTACGTGTGGATAGGCCAATCCTTTTGATAATACCTAAGGCAAATTGGCTCGTTAATATGAGACATTTTTCAGTGTGATGAGAACACAACCTAGTATACTAAGTGTAATAATCTAAATagtgaaatttgaagaaaaaaattacaactAATTATAATATTACACTTAATATATTGGATAGTGTTCTtagcacactaaaaaatttctagtTAATATCAATATTTGCGGCTAAGCATGTTTGGTACAAAACAATAAAGTTTGTGAACTTTATTATAGTAGTAGCAAAATGTAAATTCCCACAAGATTCTCAGGCCCAATATTTAACACTG encodes:
- the LOC137708371 gene encoding serine/threonine-protein kinase D6PKL2-like, which translates into the protein MDKTSPSGESQDGESVISSLQNLSFKNSLSISMCSSTVSGSDSTKVSSNGTPEVYKNAENADCEDESDKSSLSHLGNSSLSDPNEGNCRSFCPSKPHKGNDARWDAIQSVNSKDGDLGLGHFRLLKKLGCGDIGSVYLAELRGMGCFFAMKVMDRGMLEGRKKLIRAQTERDILGLLDHPFLPTLYSNFETEKFSCLLMEFCCGGDLHTLRQRQPRKHFTEQAARFYASEVLLALEYLHMMGVVYRDLKPENVLVREDGHIMLSDFDLSLRCYVSPTLVQSGDDPSYRISTYCIQPACIDPSCKLPVCVQPACLQPSCFKPRFLRSKSTKEKTERTGFGNSDSLPVLIAEPTSARSMSFVGTHEYLAPEIIRGDGHGSAVDWWTFGIFLYELLHGRTPFKGNGNRETLFNVVGQSLQFKDGYNVSFAAKDLIRGLLVKNPQKRLGFKRGATEIKQHPFFASVNWALIRSTRPPDIPKSFDLATCKSAVPQNKKGATESNRSSGPYLDFEFF
- the LOC137749158 gene encoding glycerol-3-phosphate acyltransferase RAM2-like; this translates as MATTVEERSLPTFPTIDRCPSIGREKHTVMADMDGTLLRGRSSFPYFALVAFEVGGILRLLFLLLASPLIGLLYYFVSESAGIRVMVFATFAGMRVSDIESVARAVLPKFYSADLHSETWRVFSSCGKRCVLTANPRIMVEPFLKEFLGADLVLGTEIDTYRGRATGWVLNPGVLVGEAKANALTKAFGNEPSSAPDIGLGDRQTDYPFMKLCKESYVVPATPEVEAVSHDKLPKPIVFHDGRLAQKPSPLMALLIVLWIPVGFLLACLRVAAGSLLPMHVVYYAFWALGVRVYIKGTPPPSAKKSTGQTGVLFICSHRTLLDPIFLSTALGRPIPAVTYSLSRLSELISPIKTVRLTRDRVKDANQIKELLEQGDLVICPEGTTCREPFLLRFSALFAELTDELVPVAMSNRMSMFHGTTARGWKGMDPFYFFMNPSPAYEVTFLNKLPYELTCGAGKSSHDVANYIQRNIAASLSYECTTFTRKDKYRALAGNDGIVAEKSKRAAAAKKIMGC